DNA sequence from the Malus sylvestris chromosome 10, drMalSylv7.2, whole genome shotgun sequence genome:
AAGCTAACTAGCAAAGATGATAATAATTAAGGTCAAGTAAGTGTGAACAGATCCTGAACTAGGGAATGCCTCTTTCTTGTTATGCAAGGCTTTGCATTCTCATATGCATGCTATAAAGGGTGGTAACCGTGTAGTGGTTGATTCATCAACAACCCAATCAACCCAATTATAGCGGTTCCTCATATATCAGATTCAGACCCCAAGCAAGCTAATAGTCTCAATTTTTAGATTATAATTCTATTTCAGAAAGCCATTCAGGACCACGCTAGCTAAATATGGTTCCAATCGAATATAAACAGAAACGATTTGGACATTGTTTATGTATCTTATCTTGTAAATTGAAGTTTCAACCACTACCTTCTAGCAGTGGTAATTCTTATCTTTGAAATTTTGGagctctcctctcctcttcatGGTTTCTATTCAACTTACTTATCCCGGTTgcagataattaattaacttgtgGATTAAGTAAATAGCTATTTCAATTTGCTGCTACTCACCCTGGAGCTAGCCTTCGGACCGGGGAAATCATATTGTCCTATAGACACCCGCTTCGTCGCTGCAAGGCGACACCGCAGGGTGGATATCTGCGGGTACTCATCATTTCATTTCATGGTTGTATTGCTTCACATTTGCAGATTGTTAACACAACATGCCTTCTGTTTAGTTAATTCATTAATCAAACATGATCAAATATACAACATACAAATTGTTAGAATTGAGGTTAAGTGTAGAGTGTAGAGAAAGATTAAGTTGAAGCTAGCTAGCAAAGGTGATAATAATTAAGGTCAAGTGAGTGTGAACACATTCGGAATTAGGGAATGCATCTTTCTTGTTGCCCACGGCAATGCATTCTCATGCTATAAAGGGTAGTAACTGTGTAGTGGATGATTCATCATCAACCCAATTATATAAAGTGGTTCATCATATATCAGATTCAAACCCTAAGCTAGCTAGCAGTCCAAATTTTAGATTATAATTCTGTTTCAAAAATCCATTCAGGACAACGCTAGCTAAACATGGTTCCGAACGAAAAAATACAGAAACGATTTAGGCATTGCTTGCGTATCTCATCTTGTAAAAATGTACAACTTACAATACACTTAATTTCGAACATTGTTTGTGTATCTCATCTTCTTCGTTGAAAGGCAACACCGCAGGGTGGATATCTGCAGGTAGCCATCATTTCGTTTCTTGGTTGTATTGCTTCATATTTGCAGATTGTTGATACCACATGCCTTTTCCGTTTAGTTAATTCATTAATCAAACATTATCAAATATACTCGTAAATTTTTATCGACTCCAAGTTTCTTAAAGACATCCATAATTTGAACAACAAAAGGATTTCATTACTTTCGATATCTACGTACACATGTACTTGTTGTTGCCTTCCGTGACCGAAACCATACTCTTCACATATACAACGGGCGAATGATTTGCTTTGCACAGTGGCAAATAATACGGTTGCGGAGGAAAAATGGGATTGATCCTTACAGCACTTTGAATGGGAAGATTTTTAAGCTTCTTAGTACGGAAGTTATAGCAGACTATGCCTCCATTTTCCTCTACTGTAAGAACCTCTTCGCTTTTCCACATTGGCAAGCCTCCATTTCCCTCTACTGTAAGAACCTCGTCGCTTTTCCACATTGCCAATGTGGAGTACAGGGGCAAGCCGGACATTGAGAATGATGGGATCTTGGCAGCAAAGTGTTTTGTCCAAACACCACCCGCATTTTTCGGACCACCACCAGAATCATCATCCATTAGCCACATTTCAAAGGGTGGTGTATCACCATCTTCAAAGGTATTACGATTCAAGCGAAAGAGAGCGATGGATTCATTCCACACCTTAAGACGCATTTCAATACCAATTCCTTCGAAATTGTTGAACTCTACCATCTCATGTGGTAACAGTATGTCATGAAACACCTCACGACTCATGTCAAACAAAACGATCACTCGCCTAATTTTTTCTTGCTCGGGATAGGTGACATCATAGCTATCGGCAAATTCCTTTTGTTGCTCACTTCCTATCCAATAACACATCCCCTTGAAGTACACCTGAAAAGTTTCAGGCCAAAGGAAAGTAGTTTCCGTTTCTAAAGAATAAGGCTCGATCTCCCTCCAAGAATTAGTTCCTAGGGTATACACTACTACCTTGGGAGGATGAATAATCAAATGTTCTGTGCCGCCATGCAATTCTGAACCAGAAAATCCAATTTTGACAACTTTGTAATCTTTAGATTTAGGATCATAGCCTAATCCCAAAACATCGTCGAACCGATCTGTTAGTGGCATGTAAGGCATAGACAACcaccaaggatgaggatccCTAAAGGATGCTTCGTCGAACCAATCTGGACTGTATGTCTCCGAGGGAAGGACCCTGAATTCCTGAATTGCCGGATTCCACAAAAGCACCTTAGTAGAATTAGGACGAGCTAGACAAATGATCCCATCACAATGACCTATAACATGAAATGATTGATCATCTCCAATCTCCAGACTCATAGAAAGAGGAATATTGACGTCCTCGATCCCAGAAAGAGTGCTACACTTGTGCACACCACCATCGTCATCATCAACAATGACATTGTCAAAAGTAAGTACTGAGAATACGGATTGAAATTTGTCCCCATTTGGGTCCTCCGTAGAAGGGACTAACATTCGCTTCAGAAGGACACGAGTGGACTGATCGTCCAGCAAGGAATGGGAGAGGTGCTTGTCGACGAACCTGGGGTCGTTGATGAGAGCATGCCACCATTTAGCGACGCACTTGAATCGCATCAGAGATTTCGGAGGCagagttgacagaatattcacCAACAAATCTTGTCCGATTTTGGATGTTTTGTTCGTCATTTGTGCAATGTCAATTATGGACCTCACCCTTGTTCTACGATACACACAAAGACCAACACAACAAGATCAGAAGATTCCACAAAAGCTCATCATCATCTGGCATTGCTAtttcttgttaaaaaaaaaaaaaaaaaaactcatggaTACATTCAAAAATTTAGCCCTACTGAAAATGCCAATTGAAATTCAAAAGCGAAATAAGAATCGAAGCAAAAAAAGTATCCttctttcatttaaaaaaaaatataaaaactgaaattgaataataaaaaGTTAGAAATGAGGTTACCTTGTTGTAGACTAGGCagtaggaagaggaagagaccGAAGCAGAAGCAGCGCTGTGAGTGAGAGGGAAAGGGGCAGACTCGGCGCAGAAAATGTATTTTCTGCGTTTTGTTCGTGCAGCTGCGTGCGATAATGCGATGGCAGAGAGgggtttttattttgattcttgTGCGACCGATTTCCACACCCTCCCAAATTTAGGAACTTACGCTCCCAAATTCGGCCGCGGTTTGCAGTCTTCAATTCCGTGTCTTAATTGTGTATGTTCTCTTAACTTTTTAACAGATGTCTATAAACTTAACTTTTAATTTAACGGTGCTATCTTTTCAAAAGACTAATATAACACATAAAAAGAAGTAAAAGAAACACAAAAGGTGCCTAACTCTCCACCTACCCCATAACACTATTGAATTGGTGTTATCACTGTTTAATTTAACGGTGTTATCTTTTTAGGGGatattgttgtttttctttaatttttagtttttttcttcaaatgttAACACTGTTGAATTGGTATTAAGTTGAAGCATGTGTCACTAAGTTAGAAAGAAGACATGACGAAGACACTAGTTTATGGACATCAGACTCCTAGGCCTTAATTTGTAAATCAGATTAATAGTCTTCGTGGTGATAGAGTATTCGAAGGAAAGTCTATGTAGTAAAAAGATTGCCGAGCTCTTCCAGCGGCTCTACTCCAAGCCCAGCCGTGACGCCTGCTAGCTCGCCTTCGAGTGCCTCAGCAGCACCGCCCTTTGCATTGGCGCCACAGGTAGCCCGGACCTCGTCGTCGGCCTCCTCGCTGCTAATTCCGCAACGTCCGCGCCGTTCACATTGACGAGCACCTTAACCTTTCGTCGGTGAGGCTGCATTCTGCCAATGGCTTCGACGACAACGTGCTTGATTTGAACACTACCccaaactttttttgttttgaacaaatgatattatctacaccagTGATGATTACAACCACCGGAGTTTATcttttgttgaccctaaaaactatttGGGCCTAAACACCTTCCCATGTGTGCCTTTTAGCCACCAACATAATCCATCAGCTAGCTTGATTTGCCCTTCATAgtagttgtttttgttgtttagttAAGGATTTCTAGAAATCAGaaacttttgtttttatgtttttttgttcCCTCATTTCTGGCTTGTTAATACAAGCTATCGTtgcatataaaaataaaataaaaaggacgTAGCCTTATGCcaaccatattttttttaaattattattatttgtcaCATCTCAGCCCGAGCCctcaccacatctcgggctcgactccactgtagcacAATATTATTCACTTTGGACCCCGATCACACCCTCAaggttttatttctgggaactcacacgagaacttcccagtgggtcacccatcatgggattgcttttGCGCGAACTCGCtgaactttggagttccgatgaaacccgaagccaatgagctctcaaaatgcctcgtgctaagtaaagatgagaatatacatataaggcttacaggatccattccttgggcgatgtggatgttacaatccacccccttaggggcccgacatcctcgtcggtacacttccggccagggattggttctgatactaaattgtcacatcccggcctgggcccccaccaccacatcccgagctcgactccacGGTAGCACGATactgtccgctttgggccccgaccacgccctcacggttttgtttttgggaacgagaacttcccaatggattacccatcctaggattgctctcgcgtgaactcgcttaacttcaaagttccgatagaacccgaagccagtaagctcccaaaatgactcgtgttaggtagagataggggtggatttttttgccaaattgccatgccaaccgaattgccaaccgtgccataccgattttgtgccaaattttttgtgccaacgataatggtacggtattgtaccgtaccgaaagttcgtggtacggtattggtaatggatatcaTTACCACGATATTACCGTACCGtaccaaaaatataatataatatataatataacacatatttataaattataatatatatttataatattctagAAGTTCAATGtttcctccaaaagcttcgacatcttaaacttgaagaattgatcaatgaattttaccttttgaagtttagtttcaattttcatttagtttgaaactttaacttctatttggattgttaacttctatttgttttggtttataACTTTTATTTGAATTGTAAGCTTAGTTTTCATTATGAATcatgatgcatcatttgaattattgtgtgtgtgaattgtgaatgatgaataatagatgaatttaggctacaatTTATGAGATATCAGCAACTAAGGTGAGGTTTAAGTTAAAGAGGTGAGTCTTGTTGTGGTGCCATAGTGGTGCTTTATGCTTCTGTTGAATAATCAACTGGTACTGCTAAGGTGAGGAAGTAGACCTATAGTACTGCTTTATGTTTCCATTTTTTGTTTCAGGCTTATAATTTTCAAGTAATTCATCAACATTTCATGCGGCTGTAAATCCATTTGAAGGTGGAAATCCGAAATCCATTTGGGCACTTGTTATGAGAATTTTCTTCCGTCTATGCATttggtttatatatatttgtcttATTACAGAGGTACAAAATATGAAATGTTGAACAAAGCAAAAACAGATTGTCTTAAAATaaagtggcaattaccattgccataccatgccaaccgaacatttggcaataccgaactttggtataccgaaagtttggtatggtaatggtaatagattttaccaaaccgaaagtttggtacggtaattggtacgagggttttggtacggtaaccgtaccgaacccacccctaggtagagatgagaatatacatataaggcttaaaggatccattcccctgggcaatgtgggatgttacattattAAATGGATGATTTAAAACTTTTATAATAACTTAGATGAGGAGGGATGTTGGAACTTGACACGCAAGGTAGAAATCAACTTCCAATCCACTAGGATATTGGACTACATGCATTATGCCCAACCATATAAATATCAAGGATTGGTAGCCTTACTCGATAATTTCCTGTAAAACGGTCTTTGAATCTCAAAAATTgctaaaatttatttattttaatacatTCGATATTATCCATACTAAAGGATCGAAGAATGGCCAAACCTCACAGTGGCTAGTAATATTGCTTTTGTTTGAATTCGCCTTTAGTCACATGTATAaggaaatttaaattttgttcattCACATGTATAaggaaatttaaattttgttcattCACTAATCACCCGAGAATCATATTCATAAAGGAATtatccaaaatttaaaacaaaacaccaataaataatccaaatacatataaaaagagtaatgctaggaaggctaaatttgtagacaaaattttcaaaccaaattatgtgtcaccaataaggaATGATCACATTCATCCATGTTTAATTAATGATCTAATCAACAACTTCGATGTCATTTAATTCATAAAATTGTCTTACTCCAtagaaaattgttcaaaaactTGAACCAAATATTAAGAGGGCGTTTAGCCACTAGGGGGAACTCAGACACATGTTGGCCCTTGTTTAAAAGTTCTAATCTTCCATTGGTGTAGATGACTTTTGAAAATCAAAAAACTACATAGTGGTATCTTCGGGATTATCAACTTGAACAAAGTTAGTGTGTATGACTTTACGACGTGAATGATACTTAgcaacaacatcaacaagtGCTTGACAAATGCATGACCAATAATCCTTGGAACCACAATGATAACATATGTCTATTTCTATGGTGGTTGTGCCTtacctttattcttgaagttgaAAGTCTTGAGATCTAGAGAATCGCGCTTTGAAACCACAACTGTAACACATGTCTATTGGACCAGAAAAGTGTGGCAAGCATTGTTCGTTATGGGAAGCTGAGATATCCACCAACACATGAAGCCACAGGGTATTCTCTTGTTTACAATCAGCTCTACCCTTTTGAAGTCCAAAATTATACTTCCGGAATCATCCACCATGTTCGTCTCACAAGTTTGATTTCGTTTGCTTCTTATTTTCTTCAAAGTTTCAATGGAGAATTACAAAGTTGGGTTTTCCTGAAATGACTGAACTTTTAAATCCCCCAAACATAAGTTGTGATGGAATGTGGTTCTTCTGATAAGTTGGTGATCTAATTGTTGTTTCGATGTAGGGTTGAAACTGAATACACTGTACTTTTATCGATGCGGGGATCCTTCTATACATGCAATGAGTCAAATCCACCATTTCAGGACTATGCCAGTTTCTGGTCCTCGGAGCTACCCTGAGAGAATAGCGGTTATGGGAGACCTTGGCCTTACTTACAACACAACTACCACACTAAGTCACTTGAAAAGTAACAATCTTGATCTTGTTCTATTGATTGGTAATGTTACTTATGCAAACCTCTACCTCACAAATGGAACTGGCTCTGACCGCTATTCTTGCTCATTTCCAAACTCTCCAATACATGAGACCTATCAGCCTCGATGGGATTACTGGGGATGGTTAAAACATAAATTGCTTTATTTCTATCACATACAATGGCTGCTGTAAATTATGGCATAGAACTTGTTTTCTTATGTTGTCATTGCTGGGTAATTTGTGTAGGTATATGCAGAGTTTAGTGTCCAAAGTTCCAATAATGGTTGTTGAAGGGAACCATGAAATAGAAGAACAGGCTGAAAATAAGACTTTTGAGGCTTATAGTTCTCGTTTGAGAAAACAAATTTAATGTGAAATTAATTG
Encoded proteins:
- the LOC126587589 gene encoding F-box/kelch-repeat protein At3g17530-like, which produces MTNKTSKIGQDLLVNILSTLPPKSLMRFKCVAKWWHALINDPRFVDKHLSHSLLDDQSTRVLLKRMLVPSTEDPNGDKFQSVFSVLTFDNVIVDDDDGGVHKCSTLSGIEDVNIPLSMSLEIGDDQSFHVIGHCDGIICLARPNSTKVLLWNPAIQEFRVLPSETYSPDWFDEASFRDPHPWWLSMPYMPLTDRFDDVLGLGYDPKSKDYKVVKIGFSGSELHGGTEHLIIHPPKVVVYTLGTNSWREIEPYSLETETTFLWPETFQVYFKGMCYWIGSEQQKEFADSYDVTYPEQEKIRRVIVLFDMSREVFHDILLPHEMVEFNNFEGIGIEMRLKVWNESIALFRLNRNTFEDGDTPPFEMWLMDDDSGGGPKNAGGVWTKHFAAKIPSFSMSGLPLYSTLAMWKSDEVLTVEGNGGLPMWKSEEVLTVEENGGIVCYNFRTKKLKNLPIQSAVRINPIFPPQPYYLPLCKANHSPVVYVKSMVSVTEGNNKYMCT